A single window of Venturia canescens isolate UGA chromosome 3, ASM1945775v1, whole genome shotgun sequence DNA harbors:
- the LOC122407676 gene encoding uncharacterized protein, with translation MSRVAAAISSCPRLGGTNPLNPTEGCEDFATDSGHRPNEKTRETNDDETLRRYDDQDDTDFGAHREPRLTNLNYDRGYPQRYNDNGYQRPLDRNVEFRQPSRHLDTDIILSRMEAIHRDLSKQISNMERTVMNKITALEGRFEKYEHLQRSRNIVEYPQKPRCLPVRGVRELEALEGFTKENKDQIIQYLGSLSSGSIHERAHLIIKEAISDEFSTVVTVQGGARNSCRLEGTALYKAMYVAVCKNIPPDDRPSRRTFIDALTAALRASKQRHRRTVGNDKTDHQQPELAI, from the exons ATGAGCAGAGTGGCCGCGGCAATATCAAGTTGCCCGAGACTGGGTGGAACTAATCCACTAAATCCGACGGAGGGATGCGAGGATTTCGCAACGGACTCAGGGCATCGTCCCAATGAAAAAACTCGTGAAACAAATGATGACGAAACTCTG CGCCGATATGATGACCAAGATGACACGGACTTCGGGGCTCACCGCGAGCCCCGATTGACAAATTTGAATTATGACCGAGGCTATCCTCAACGATATAATGACAACGGCTACCAACGCCCGCTTGACAGAAATGTAGAGTTTCGGCAGCCCTCCCGTCATTTAGACACAGACATCATTCTGTCAAGGATGGA GGCCATACACCGAGATCTATCAAAGCAGATAAG CAATATGGAGCGCACCGTAATGAACAAAATCAC AGCGCTAGAAGGACGGTTCGAGAAATATGAACACCTCCAACGCAGCCGGAACATCGTCGAGTATCCACAAAAACCGCGGTGCCTTCCGGTCCGCGGAGTTCGAGAGCTCGAGGCGTTGGAGGGGTTCacgaaagaaaacaaagaCCAAATA ATTCAGTATTTAGGCAGCCTGAGCTCTGGCTCGATACATGAGAGGGCTCACCTTATAATTAAAGAAGCAATATCTGACGAGTTCTCGACGGTTGTAACCGTCCAGGGGGGTGCGCGGAACTCGTGCCGATTGGAGGGCACGGCTTTGTATAAAGCAATGTACG TTGCCGTATGTAAAAACATACCGCCCGATGATCGGCCGTCTCGGCGCACCTTCATTGACGCGTTAACTGCGGCGCTGAGGGCTTCAAAGCAACGGCACCGCAGAACCGTCGGGAACGATAAAACCGACCACCAGCAGCCAGAGCTTGCAATTTAA